A genome region from Leptodactylus fuscus isolate aLepFus1 chromosome 6, aLepFus1.hap2, whole genome shotgun sequence includes the following:
- the LOC142208961 gene encoding protein-arginine deiminase type-1-like, producing the protein MNKARCIPVTYLNPTYDVCVVGIETTIDIYRSFPSGADSFDVRGTSCLDVIIVYNPRNVNKPQSGGKWPLNKGIKVLVSPTKASNILNDSKVKVRYYGSEGKELGSSMLYLTNVAISLDVDIFRTGTVTQGVRGKDTWSWGPGGKGAILLVNCDSDRNNSLVPDSEDAGPPTSSDVKDMSPMILTAEGPDDIFDDYKVYLRISSLDSTRLRVYQKRRYQYAKVLGKDQTLYEVKRDNLDEITFYVEGLEFPDADFSGLVYIELIFQKGNSKSDKFVPRHESKIFTEQVVFRVAPWIMTPNTQKPLDVYVCNIKTNTEFLKLIKNFTDKARCPLNMVTYSENRGDQWIQDEMEFGYTEAPHKRFPVVLDSPRNRGLKNFPASEVLGPDFGYVTREPKNSNTVNTLDSFGNLEVSPPVVVGGKSYPLGRILIGDGMSKDNMRMNKVLRDFLQAQQVQSPILLYSTWLYVGHIDEFMSFVPAPNKKGFRLLLASPLACLELFRKKQKEGHGGAVMFKGLGKKEYTIDDILSSETLKKSSEACQENIDMNRKIMKKQLGLSEEDIIDIPMLYKCEPDMKDAESFFPNMVNMLVLGNYLGIPKPFGPLIAGTCCLEEKVRSLLEPLGLSCNFIDDFATYHELLGEVHCGTNVVRKPFSFKWWECVI; encoded by the exons GTCGTTCCCCAGTGGAGCAGATTCATTTGATGTCCGTGGAACAAGCTGTTTGGACGTCATCATTGTTTACAACCCCAGAAATGTGAACAAACCGCAGAGTGGAGGAAAGTGGCCATTAAATAAAGGGATCAAAGTTCTAGTCTCCCCAACAAAGGCCAGCAACATCCTCAATGACAGCAAG GTCAAGGTTCGCTATTATGGATCCGAAGGCAAAGAATTGGGCAGCTCCATGTTGTACCTAACAAATGTTG CTATTTCCTTGGATGTGGACATCTTCCGTACTGGAACGGTGACGCAAGGAGTCAGAGGAAAG GACACTTGGTCTTGGGGGCCTGGTGGAAAGGGTGCCATCTTGTTGGTAAACTGTGATAGTGACCGTAACAACTCCTTAGTGCCTGACAGTGAAGATGCTGGACCACCCACCTCTTCCG ATGTGAAGGACATGTCTCCCATGATCTTGACTGCTGAGGGACCTGATGACATCTTTGATGACTACAAAGTTTACCTGAGGATCTCATCCCTTGATTCCACCAGACTGCGAGTCTATCAAAAGAGAA GGTATCAGTATGCCAAGGTCCTGGGAAAGGACCAGACCCTCTATGAGGTGAAGAGAGACAACCTGGATGAGATCACTTTTTACGTGGAGGGTCTGGAATTCCCTGATGCTGACTTCTCTGGTCTGGTTTACATAGAACTCATTTTTCAGAAAGGCAATAGTAAG TCTGATAAGTTTGTACCCCGCCATGAGAGCAAGATCTTCACAGAGCAGGTGGTCTTCAGGGTGGCTCCATGGATCATGACACCAAATACACAGAAGCCTCTGGATGTTTATGTCTGCAA TATAAAAACCAACACAGAGTTTCTAAAACTCATAAAAAACTTTACAGACAAGGCGCGCTGCCCCCTCAATATGGTGACGTATAGCGAGAATCGGGGAGACCAGTGGATACAG GATGAGATGGAGTTCGGATACACTGAGGCTCCTCACAAGCGTTTTCCAGTGGTCTTGGACTCTCCAAGAAACCGCGGACTGAAGAATTTCCCGGCCTCAGAAGTTTTG GGACCAGACTTTGGATACGTGACTCGGGAGCCGAAGAACAGCAACACAGTAAACACATTGGATTCTTTTGGAAACCTGGAAGTCAGTCCCCCTGTAGTCGTAGGTGGGAAGAGCTACCCGCTGGGGAGGATACTCATTGGAGACGGCATGTCCAA GGATAACATGCGCATGAACAAAGTCCTCAGAGACTTCCTCCAGGCTCAGCAGGTCCAGTCCCCCATCCTCCTCTACTCCACCTGGCTCTATGTCGGCCATATTGACGAGTTCATGAGTTTTGTGCCAGCTCCGAATAAGAAG GGATTTCGGCTGCTGCTGGCGAGTCCGCTGGCCTGTCTAGAGCTCTTTAGAAAGAAGCAGAAAGAAGGCCACGGGGGCGCAGTAATGTTCAAAG GGTTAGGAAAAAAAGAATATACCATTGATGACATCTTGTCCAGCGAAACCTTGAAGAAGTCTTCAGAGGCCTGTCAG GAGAACATTGACATGAACAGGAAGATTATGAAGAAGCAGCTGGGTCTTTCTGAAGAAGACATCATAGACATCCCCATGCTCTACAAATGTGAACCTGATATGAAGGACGCAGAGTCTTTCTTCCCCAATATG gTGAACATGCTTGTCTTGGGAAACTATTTGGGGATTCCTAAACCATTTGGCCCCCTCATCGCCGGCACCTGTTGTCTGGAAGAGAAGGTGCGGTCCTTGTTGGAGCCTCTGGGACTGTCCTGTAACTTCATTGATGATTTTGCAACGTACCACGAACTCCTAGGAGAAGTGCACTGTGGCACCAACGTAGTCAGGAAGCCATTTTCCTTCAAGTGGTGGGAATGCGTCATTTAA